One genomic region from bacterium encodes:
- a CDS encoding GNAT family N-acetyltransferase, with amino-acid sequence MKKGESDDAKVSVRELRDDDYDALVALWREAGLPYRPRGRDTREALARQLKEDTAVYLVAEVDGAFVGAVLGSHDGRKGWINRLAVHPDYRRRNVGALLVAEVERHLAARGIAIFACLVEDWNEGSKAFFEKVGYKPFPGISYFTKRKSDDV; translated from the coding sequence GACGACGCTAAAGTCTCGGTGCGAGAGCTCCGCGACGACGATTACGACGCGCTCGTCGCGCTCTGGCGCGAAGCCGGCCTGCCGTATCGACCACGGGGACGCGACACGCGCGAAGCTCTCGCGCGCCAGCTTAAAGAGGACACCGCCGTTTACTTGGTAGCCGAGGTTGACGGGGCGTTCGTCGGCGCCGTACTGGGCTCTCACGACGGCCGTAAAGGTTGGATAAACCGGCTCGCGGTCCACCCCGACTACAGGAGAAGGAACGTCGGCGCCTTACTCGTCGCGGAAGTTGAGCGGCACCTCGCCGCCCGAGGTATCGCCATTTTCGCCTGCCTGGTCGAAGACTGGAACGAGGGTTCGAAAGCGTTCTTTGAAAAGGTCGGCTATAAACCTTTTCCCGGCATCTCTTATTTCACCAAGAGAAAATCCGACGACGTATAG